The following coding sequences are from one uncultured Desulfobacter sp. window:
- the pheT gene encoding phenylalanine--tRNA ligase subunit beta: MKVSLSWLREYIPIDLDPQEISDRLTMAGLEVDGVESLYDYLDNVVVAEVVEARQHPNADKLTCCAVDIGKGELSPIVCGAPNVREGMYVACAKPGAVLPGDFKIKKSKLRGEPSHGMLCSAAELMLADDASGIMDLEGDLVAGTPLASALALDDAVLEIDLTPNRPDCLSLIGVAREIGAFTKPQNKVTLPDVAFPEAQVDSRSIHDFVSVEIEDPQLCPRYTAGMLFDVTVGPSPLWLKRRLEAVGLFSVNNVVDVTNFVMMETGQPLHAFDYDNIAKSKIIVRTAGKPGDSPLAFTTLDSKVHKLDPEMLMICDGEKPVGIAGVMGGENSEITDATTRVLVESAYFNPVSIRRTAKRTGISSDASHRFERGVDPEGTMFALKRAVALMAQLCSATIAGELIDENPVKAEPVTIDMKPEALNVRLGTSFSADEMAQILTSVEFGVEKSPDLENQDLLRVHVPSFRVDVARPEDLSEEVARLWGYNRIETSYPLVKAKGRPLNSRLALRSKIRRILPGFGFCEAINYNFIRKDSCERMGIDAPDKRTRMVEILNPISDQMSVLRTSIIPGLLESMARNTAQQVDTLQLFEIGKTFFDVAPGEQPEEVEVVGGLITGYRWDQTWYSKKEAVDFFDLKGVVQGLLDALQISGVAYKRTDAGGCPYFEPGYGAKVVKGGQVLGVLGKVASGVGAAFGLKQDAYIFDLDMECIEKSVPSAIQAVGLPKFPSISRDMTFIVSKRVEVGAMMEAISAFAQKQGLIEDYSLFDVFEGQNIGEDKKSLSFRIVYRSASKTLTEKNIKKIHDQLSQKLIADFNAGLPG; the protein is encoded by the coding sequence ATGAAAGTCAGTTTAAGCTGGTTGCGTGAATATATTCCCATTGATCTTGATCCCCAGGAGATATCCGACAGGCTGACCATGGCCGGCCTTGAAGTGGATGGGGTGGAAAGCCTTTATGACTACCTGGACAATGTTGTTGTCGCCGAGGTTGTAGAGGCCAGGCAGCACCCCAATGCCGACAAGCTTACCTGTTGTGCTGTGGATATTGGAAAAGGGGAGCTTTCTCCCATTGTTTGCGGTGCGCCCAATGTCAGGGAAGGTATGTATGTTGCCTGTGCCAAGCCGGGGGCGGTATTGCCCGGTGATTTCAAAATAAAGAAAAGCAAACTGCGGGGTGAGCCGTCCCATGGTATGCTCTGTTCTGCGGCTGAACTGATGCTGGCCGATGATGCGTCCGGTATTATGGATCTTGAAGGTGACCTTGTCGCCGGAACTCCCCTTGCATCCGCCTTGGCGCTGGATGATGCCGTTCTTGAGATTGATTTGACCCCGAACCGCCCGGACTGTCTGAGCCTTATCGGGGTGGCACGGGAGATCGGGGCGTTTACCAAGCCCCAAAATAAGGTAACCCTGCCGGATGTGGCGTTTCCGGAAGCCCAAGTGGATTCCCGGTCTATTCATGATTTTGTATCGGTGGAGATTGAAGATCCTCAATTGTGCCCAAGATATACTGCGGGCATGCTTTTTGATGTCACTGTCGGTCCTTCTCCGCTTTGGCTGAAACGGCGCCTTGAGGCGGTCGGGCTCTTTTCGGTGAATAATGTTGTGGATGTCACCAACTTCGTTATGATGGAGACCGGACAGCCCCTGCATGCCTTTGATTATGATAATATTGCCAAAAGCAAAATTATCGTCAGAACTGCCGGGAAACCCGGAGATTCTCCCTTGGCGTTTACTACGCTCGACTCCAAGGTTCATAAGCTTGACCCTGAAATGCTCATGATCTGCGACGGTGAAAAACCTGTGGGTATTGCCGGCGTTATGGGGGGAGAGAATTCTGAAATCACGGATGCCACCACCCGGGTGCTGGTGGAAAGTGCATATTTTAATCCCGTGTCCATCCGGCGTACCGCCAAAAGGACCGGGATCTCTTCGGATGCCTCCCATCGGTTTGAGCGCGGTGTTGATCCCGAAGGTACCATGTTTGCCTTGAAAAGAGCTGTTGCATTAATGGCTCAGTTGTGTTCGGCAACTATTGCTGGCGAGCTCATTGATGAAAATCCCGTTAAGGCGGAACCGGTTACCATTGATATGAAGCCCGAAGCGTTGAATGTACGGTTGGGGACTTCCTTTTCTGCAGATGAAATGGCGCAGATTCTAACATCTGTGGAATTTGGGGTGGAGAAAAGTCCGGACCTGGAAAACCAAGACCTTCTGCGGGTTCATGTTCCCTCTTTCAGGGTTGATGTGGCCCGGCCCGAAGATTTGTCCGAGGAAGTGGCCCGCTTGTGGGGATATAATAGAATTGAAACCAGTTATCCTCTGGTGAAAGCCAAAGGACGGCCCCTGAACAGTCGGTTGGCGTTGCGCAGTAAGATTCGCCGGATTCTGCCCGGATTTGGATTTTGCGAGGCGATTAATTACAATTTTATTCGCAAAGATTCCTGTGAGCGCATGGGGATCGACGCCCCGGATAAAAGAACCCGGATGGTTGAGATTCTAAACCCCATTTCCGATCAGATGTCGGTCCTTAGGACGTCCATTATACCGGGGTTGTTGGAATCCATGGCCAGAAATACCGCCCAGCAGGTGGACACGCTTCAATTGTTTGAAATTGGTAAAACCTTTTTTGATGTCGCCCCGGGCGAGCAGCCCGAGGAGGTCGAAGTGGTCGGCGGACTTATTACCGGATACCGCTGGGATCAGACCTGGTATTCCAAAAAGGAAGCGGTTGATTTTTTCGATCTCAAGGGTGTTGTGCAAGGTCTGTTGGATGCGCTTCAGATCTCCGGTGTCGCTTATAAAAGAACGGATGCTGGGGGGTGCCCTTACTTTGAGCCGGGATATGGCGCTAAGGTTGTTAAGGGTGGCCAGGTGCTCGGTGTGCTGGGGAAAGTTGCGTCCGGTGTGGGGGCTGCCTTTGGTTTGAAACAGGACGCTTATATTTTTGACCTGGATATGGAGTGTATTGAAAAATCAGTTCCATCGGCTATTCAAGCGGTTGGGCTGCCCAAATTTCCTTCAATTTCCAGGGACATGACCTTTATTGTATCAAAGCGTGTTGAGGTGGGTGCCATGATGGAAGCCATTTCAGCGTTTGCCCAAAAACAGGGTTTGATTGAGGATTATTCTCTATTTGATGTATTTGAAGGCCAGAACATTGGTGAAGACAAAAAGTCTTTGTCTTTCAGGATTGTTTATCGCTCTGCTTCAAAAACCCTGACAGAAAAAAATATTAAAAAGATCCATGATCAACTGTCCCAGAAGCTTATAGCTGATTTTAACGCGGGTCTGCCCGGATAA
- a CDS encoding deoxyguanosinetriphosphate triphosphohydrolase — MNTTPPKIKQTPSIREIFQQREHNFLSKYGTPSSSGKRRHPDITPGNIRTPFQLDRDRIVYSNAFRRLKYKTQVFLSPLGDHYRTRLTHTLEVSETARNIARAMRLNEDLAEAVALGHDLGHTPFGHGGETALIQVHSPHFTHSDQSLRVVDVLENRGKGLNLTTQVRDGILKHSKGFGNIIPATPGETAATIEGRIVRVADIIAYLNHDLDDALRGKVISKDEVPSICFQKLGTTHSARASTMMEQLVYNSGPQNGEFILSMGEETMEAMTILRKFLFEKVYRSPEVHGEFIKAKKVIIGLYQYFMENPDEMQKELEKMEMAPWDSTKNKLKRSVCDVIASMTDRYALKLYARLFFPNPLV, encoded by the coding sequence ATGAATACAACACCCCCCAAAATAAAACAAACCCCAAGTATCAGGGAAATCTTCCAGCAGCGGGAGCACAATTTTCTGTCAAAATACGGCACGCCAAGCAGCAGCGGCAAACGGCGGCACCCCGACATCACCCCCGGGAACATCAGGACCCCGTTTCAACTGGACCGGGACCGAATTGTATACTCCAACGCCTTCAGACGGTTGAAATACAAAACCCAGGTATTCCTATCGCCGCTGGGAGACCATTATCGAACCCGGCTCACCCACACCCTGGAAGTATCTGAAACCGCAAGAAATATTGCCCGGGCCATGCGCCTGAACGAAGATCTTGCCGAAGCAGTTGCCCTTGGCCACGACCTGGGACATACACCGTTCGGCCATGGCGGAGAAACAGCACTGATCCAGGTGCACTCCCCCCACTTTACCCACTCCGACCAAAGCCTGAGGGTGGTGGATGTGCTGGAAAACAGAGGCAAAGGTTTGAATCTCACCACCCAGGTCAGAGACGGCATTCTTAAACACTCCAAGGGATTCGGCAACATTATTCCAGCCACCCCCGGAGAGACCGCAGCCACCATCGAAGGGCGGATTGTACGCGTGGCCGACATTATTGCCTACCTGAACCATGACCTTGATGATGCCTTGCGAGGCAAAGTCATTTCCAAGGATGAGGTACCCAGCATCTGCTTTCAAAAACTTGGCACAACCCACTCCGCCCGGGCGTCCACAATGATGGAGCAACTGGTTTACAACAGCGGGCCCCAAAATGGAGAATTCATCTTAAGTATGGGTGAAGAGACCATGGAAGCCATGACAATCCTGAGAAAATTTCTTTTTGAAAAAGTCTACAGATCTCCGGAGGTTCATGGAGAATTCATAAAGGCCAAAAAAGTAATCATCGGCCTTTATCAATATTTCATGGAAAATCCAGACGAGATGCAAAAAGAGCTGGAAAAAATGGAAATGGCCCCGTGGGATTCGACAAAAAACAAGCTGAAGCGCTCGGTGTGTGATGTCATCGCCTCCATGACGGACCGCTATGCCCTTAAGCTGTATGCCCGCCTGTTTTTCCCAAACCCTTTGGTGTAA
- the infC gene encoding translation initiation factor IF-3: protein MLRREVKISKRVKQDQTRVNKGIRASEVRVIGSDGEQIGILPIAEALRVAQGDDLDLVEVSPDARPPVCKIMDHGKYKYELTKKKQEAKRKQKSVQIKEIKVRPKTDDHDLATKVRHIEKFISSGDKVKITLVFRGREFMLKEQASIVLEKVVEMTADFAQVEQLPKFEGRVITMLLGPK, encoded by the coding sequence GTGCTTCGGCGGGAGGTAAAAATATCTAAGCGAGTTAAGCAAGACCAGACAAGAGTGAATAAGGGGATCAGAGCCTCTGAGGTTCGGGTTATCGGTTCTGATGGTGAACAGATAGGAATTCTACCCATTGCAGAGGCATTGCGTGTTGCCCAAGGCGATGATTTGGATCTGGTGGAGGTATCTCCGGATGCCCGGCCTCCTGTCTGCAAAATAATGGATCATGGAAAGTATAAGTACGAGCTGACTAAGAAAAAACAGGAAGCCAAAAGGAAACAAAAAAGTGTCCAGATCAAGGAGATCAAGGTGCGTCCTAAAACCGATGACCATGATCTTGCCACCAAGGTCCGGCACATTGAAAAATTTATTTCCAGTGGTGATAAAGTTAAAATAACACTTGTTTTCAGAGGGCGTGAGTTTATGCTCAAAGAGCAGGCCAGCATCGTTCTGGAAAAAGTGGTGGAAATGACTGCGGATTTTGCCCAGGTTGAACAGCTTCCAAAGTTTGAAGGGCGGGTCATTACCATGTTGCTTGGCCCCAAATAA
- the rpmI gene encoding 50S ribosomal protein L35, translated as MPKIKTCRAAAKRFEKTGSGKYKFRKSHASHILTKKTTKRKRSLRQPQIVAGSDMKEVRRMLPYG; from the coding sequence ATGCCAAAAATTAAAACATGCCGTGCGGCTGCCAAGCGGTTTGAAAAAACCGGGTCAGGTAAATACAAATTCCGCAAATCCCATGCCAGTCATATTCTGACCAAGAAAACTACCAAGCGGAAGAGAAGCCTTCGTCAGCCCCAGATTGTTGCGGGATCTGACATGAAAGAGGTTCGCCGGATGCTGCCTTACGGTTAA
- the rplT gene encoding 50S ribosomal protein L20 has translation MRVKRGFKARRRRNKVLKLAKGFRGGRSKLYRTAADAVDKALMYAYRDRRARKRDFRKLWIVRINAGARMNELSYSRFMNGLKLAGSELDRKVLADLAVSDPAGFSQLASQASAKLN, from the coding sequence ATGAGAGTTAAAAGAGGATTCAAGGCAAGACGGCGTCGCAATAAGGTGCTTAAGCTGGCAAAGGGTTTTAGAGGTGGGAGAAGCAAGCTTTACAGAACCGCTGCGGACGCAGTGGACAAAGCATTGATGTACGCCTACCGCGACCGCCGGGCAAGAAAAAGAGATTTCCGGAAATTGTGGATTGTCCGTATCAATGCCGGCGCACGGATGAATGAATTGTCCTATTCCCGGTTTATGAACGGACTGAAACTTGCCGGCAGTGAGTTGGATAGAAAAGTTCTGGCTGACTTGGCTGTATCTGATCCCGCGGGATTTTCCCAGCTGGCTTCCCAGGCGTCTGCCAAATTGAACTAA
- the nusA gene encoding transcription termination factor NusA: MFITDIKRVIDQVSREKGIDAEILINTLKEAIVSAARKKIGPRADIEVHYDEKSGDVEVFHFKEVVEEVEYSDSELTLEEGLEFDPECEIGDSLGIRMDTEEFGRIAAQSAKQVIIQKMREAERNAVYENFIHKKGKIINGIVQRFDRGAIIINLGQAEAVLRPREQMPKESYKRGDRIRAYVLDVLEESKGAQIILSRTHPEFLVELFKTEVPEVAEGIVSIRGAARVPGVRAKIAVSSIDSDVDPVGACVGIKGNRVQNIVQELRGEKIDIVQWSPDVARFVCNALSPAEIARVIIDEDNQSMEVIVNDEYLSIAIGKGGQNVSLACEITGWHLEVTSEEEYSREVKEGYDSLMKLSTVGLPAAELLFKAGYASFLDIMDAVPEDIAAFLDISVEDAQTMIEEAGHLMEQERERAREELLQPEPSQDTDTDMEDNAGDGETFADVEDGPVEETDE; encoded by the coding sequence ATGTTTATTACAGACATAAAAAGGGTGATCGATCAGGTAAGCCGTGAAAAAGGTATTGATGCTGAAATTCTTATTAATACCTTGAAAGAGGCCATTGTTTCTGCCGCCAGAAAAAAGATCGGCCCACGGGCGGATATCGAAGTCCATTATGATGAGAAAAGCGGAGATGTTGAAGTTTTCCATTTTAAAGAGGTGGTTGAAGAGGTTGAATATTCGGACAGTGAATTGACCCTGGAAGAGGGGCTGGAATTTGACCCTGAATGTGAAATCGGTGACTCTCTGGGGATTCGAATGGATACCGAGGAGTTCGGCCGTATTGCGGCCCAGTCCGCCAAACAGGTGATTATACAGAAAATGCGCGAAGCAGAGCGCAATGCCGTATATGAAAATTTTATTCATAAAAAAGGCAAAATCATCAACGGTATTGTCCAGCGGTTTGACCGGGGGGCGATCATTATTAATCTCGGGCAGGCGGAGGCGGTACTGCGGCCAAGGGAGCAGATGCCCAAAGAGAGCTATAAGCGGGGGGATCGTATCCGTGCTTATGTTCTTGATGTGCTCGAAGAATCCAAAGGCGCCCAGATTATATTATCCCGGACCCATCCGGAATTTTTGGTTGAATTGTTTAAAACCGAAGTGCCTGAGGTGGCAGAGGGCATTGTCTCCATCCGGGGGGCTGCACGCGTACCCGGTGTCAGGGCAAAAATAGCTGTCTCCTCCATTGATTCCGATGTGGACCCCGTAGGGGCCTGTGTGGGTATTAAGGGTAATCGGGTTCAAAATATTGTCCAGGAGCTGCGGGGTGAGAAAATAGATATTGTTCAGTGGAGTCCCGACGTTGCAAGATTTGTTTGCAACGCCCTCTCCCCGGCTGAAATCGCAAGGGTTATCATTGATGAAGACAATCAGTCCATGGAAGTGATTGTCAATGATGAATATCTCTCCATTGCCATTGGCAAAGGCGGTCAGAATGTCTCCCTTGCCTGTGAGATCACCGGCTGGCATCTTGAAGTCACCAGTGAAGAAGAGTACAGCCGGGAAGTTAAAGAGGGATATGACAGTTTGATGAAACTGTCCACAGTGGGGCTGCCCGCCGCAGAGTTGTTGTTCAAGGCCGGTTATGCTTCGTTTCTGGATATAATGGATGCAGTGCCCGAGGATATTGCAGCATTTTTAGATATCTCCGTGGAAGATGCCCAGACAATGATCGAAGAAGCCGGGCATTTGATGGAACAAGAGCGGGAACGGGCCCGGGAGGAGCTGCTGCAGCCTGAACCTTCTCAGGATACCGATACGGATATGGAAGATAATGCCGGTGATGGGGAAACGTTTGCTGATGTTGAAGATGGACCGGTTGAAGAAACAGATGAATGA
- a CDS encoding nucleoside deaminase, translating to MDYEYFMAQALEQARNAFDQGQFPVGCVIVQDGRVIATGARTGTSGDLSFFSEIDHAEIRALKALELSSGSFIPERAVLFCTMEPCLMCFAAIILSGIRTVVFAYEDVMGGGTGLDRSGLTPLYRDVQITIVPHVLRKKSLDLFHNFFNKDANLYWKDSLLESYTCDQWRESEQVINGMIQEQNK from the coding sequence TTGGACTACGAGTATTTTATGGCGCAGGCTCTGGAGCAGGCCCGAAACGCATTTGACCAGGGGCAGTTTCCCGTGGGTTGCGTGATTGTGCAAGATGGACGGGTGATTGCCACAGGTGCCAGGACCGGCACATCGGGGGATCTCTCTTTTTTCAGTGAAATTGACCATGCGGAAATACGTGCGCTTAAGGCCCTCGAATTATCAAGTGGGTCGTTTATCCCGGAGCGCGCCGTGCTCTTTTGCACCATGGAGCCGTGTCTGATGTGCTTTGCGGCAATTATTCTGTCGGGTATCCGCACCGTGGTTTTTGCCTATGAAGATGTGATGGGTGGGGGTACCGGTCTGGATAGATCTGGTTTGACACCTTTATATAGGGATGTGCAAATTACCATTGTTCCCCATGTACTGCGCAAAAAAAGCCTTGATCTTTTTCATAATTTTTTTAATAAAGATGCTAATTTATACTGGAAGGACAGTCTTCTGGAGTCATATACGTGCGACCAGTGGCGTGAGTCGGAACAGGTAATCAACGGCATGATTCAGGAACAAAATAAATAA
- the rimP gene encoding ribosome maturation factor RimP — translation MGFINSKKNGAVEQQIQDVAAPLIDSMGLELVHIECVVHNRQKFVRIYMDKPNGVRLDDCVAVSRELGDLIDIHIEDIGPYRLEVSSPGPNRPLKTKADFIRFQGERVKIETHDVVEGRRKFTGILEKTNDDSVTIAVDGKSFDVSGANIMRAILAGQ, via the coding sequence ATGGGATTTATAAATTCTAAAAAAAACGGCGCCGTTGAACAACAGATTCAGGATGTGGCTGCCCCCCTGATTGACTCTATGGGGTTGGAGTTGGTGCACATTGAGTGTGTTGTACATAATCGGCAGAAATTTGTACGGATTTATATGGACAAGCCCAACGGGGTTCGACTGGATGATTGTGTGGCAGTCAGCCGGGAACTTGGGGATCTGATCGATATTCATATTGAGGATATCGGCCCTTATCGCCTGGAAGTTTCATCCCCTGGTCCAAACCGCCCCTTGAAAACAAAGGCGGATTTTATCAGATTCCAGGGTGAGCGAGTTAAGATCGAAACCCATGACGTCGTGGAGGGAAGAAGAAAATTCACCGGAATTCTTGAAAAGACAAATGATGATTCTGTTACGATTGCAGTCGACGGCAAGTCCTTTGATGTTTCCGGAGCTAATATCATGAGAGCAATTCTCGCAGGTCAGTAA
- the pheS gene encoding phenylalanine--tRNA ligase subunit alpha: MQNNLQDIEKQALEQIGAADSTDALESISTQFLGRKGLLTAFLRNIPSLPVDERPAAGKNGNLLKVKLEKAVQQAKSDLEAASAGGGQGIDVTLPGRMVKKGALHPVTQVIDEICGIFLRLGFDIAEGPEVETDYYNFEALNIPPYHPARDMQDTFYVSENIVLRTHTSGSQPRVMEKNDPPVRIISPGKVFRCDSDLTHTPMFHQVEGLMVDENISFGDLKGVLTTFVQQFFDKDTSLRFRPSFFPFTEPSAEVDIRCVMCKGKGCRVCSKTGWIEILGAGMVHPAVFENVGYDTQKYTGFAFGLGMERVAMLKYGIDDIRKYFENDMRFLGQF; the protein is encoded by the coding sequence TTGCAAAACAATCTCCAAGACATTGAAAAACAGGCCCTGGAACAAATCGGCGCGGCAGATTCAACGGACGCCCTTGAATCTATTTCCACCCAATTTTTAGGCCGTAAGGGGTTGCTCACAGCTTTTTTGCGCAACATCCCCTCTCTACCTGTGGACGAACGCCCTGCTGCCGGGAAAAATGGTAATCTGCTGAAGGTGAAGCTTGAAAAAGCGGTGCAGCAGGCCAAGTCCGATCTTGAAGCCGCCTCGGCGGGTGGCGGCCAGGGCATTGATGTTACCCTGCCTGGCCGTATGGTCAAAAAAGGCGCTTTGCATCCGGTCACCCAGGTGATAGATGAGATTTGCGGTATTTTTTTGCGCCTGGGGTTCGACATTGCCGAAGGTCCGGAAGTTGAGACTGATTATTATAACTTCGAGGCCCTGAACATTCCCCCATATCACCCGGCAAGGGATATGCAGGATACTTTCTATGTGTCTGAAAATATCGTTTTGAGAACCCATACGTCAGGTTCCCAGCCCCGGGTGATGGAGAAAAATGATCCGCCCGTGCGCATTATTTCCCCGGGCAAGGTGTTTCGCTGCGACTCCGATTTGACCCATACCCCGATGTTTCATCAGGTGGAGGGGTTGATGGTGGACGAAAATATCTCTTTTGGGGATCTAAAAGGGGTGTTGACCACCTTTGTCCAGCAGTTTTTTGATAAGGATACGTCATTGCGGTTCAGGCCCAGTTTTTTCCCTTTCACTGAACCCAGTGCGGAAGTGGATATTCGCTGTGTCATGTGCAAGGGCAAGGGCTGCCGGGTATGTTCCAAGACCGGCTGGATTGAAATTCTCGGTGCCGGTATGGTTCACCCCGCTGTGTTTGAAAATGTCGGCTATGATACCCAAAAGTATACAGGGTTTGCCTTTGGTCTTGGTATGGAGCGGGTTGCCATGCTCAAGTACGGAATTGATGATATTAGAAAATATTTTGAAAACGACATGCGTTTTCTAGGGCAGTTCTAA
- a CDS encoding YkgJ family cysteine cluster protein produces MTHTPEHFSALVELYQDMDKTWNQVAQQYGFQCNGCEDNCCLSLFFHHTHTEAAFLQYGFQALPPKDREQILNLSRDYCRQTFSEATGKGKQATSKKVPCPLLKEERCRLYHFRPMICRMHGLPHELHKPGSNVIKGPGCDAGHFDSRTYLPFDRTPFYKQMALIEMNFRQLTGKTGKIKKTIAQILMDTMPDKKTP; encoded by the coding sequence ATGACACATACCCCTGAACATTTTTCAGCCCTGGTCGAACTTTACCAAGATATGGACAAAACCTGGAACCAGGTTGCACAACAATATGGATTTCAATGCAACGGCTGTGAAGACAACTGCTGCCTGTCCCTGTTTTTCCACCACACCCATACCGAGGCCGCTTTTCTGCAATATGGATTCCAGGCCTTGCCCCCCAAAGACCGGGAACAGATACTAAACCTCAGCCGGGACTACTGCCGCCAAACCTTTTCCGAGGCAACGGGAAAAGGCAAGCAGGCGACATCAAAAAAGGTCCCGTGCCCGTTGCTCAAAGAAGAGAGATGCAGACTTTACCACTTTCGTCCCATGATATGCCGGATGCACGGACTGCCCCATGAGCTTCACAAACCCGGATCCAATGTCATAAAAGGACCCGGCTGTGATGCCGGACACTTTGATAGCCGCACATATCTCCCTTTTGACCGAACCCCGTTTTACAAACAAATGGCCCTCATAGAGATGAATTTCAGACAATTGACGGGCAAAACCGGAAAAATAAAAAAGACCATTGCCCAAATCCTCATGGATACAATGCCGGACAAAAAGACACCTTGA